From one Anabas testudineus chromosome 21, fAnaTes1.2, whole genome shotgun sequence genomic stretch:
- the snx4 gene encoding sorting nexin-4 produces the protein MMADSGSSEEVAVIGNTDLNSSESENNIINTMVERGTALLNKMEINVTEAEKRTGKNTVNMQETYTVYLIETRPAETVQEGGTPAIPDTLWRRYSEFELLRAYLLVTYPYIIIPPLPEKRAEFVWHKLSADNLDPDFVERRRVGLENFLLRVASHPVLSNDKILFCFLTEEKGWREAVLETGFQDKADSRLKSLSAMFRVKNPDKRFTALKHYSEELNTVIAQLLRVRVRVADRLYGVYKVHGNYGRVFSEWSAIEKEMGDGLQSAGHHMDTYAASIDDILEEEEHYADQLKEYLFYADAVRSVCKKHELIQYELEMAAQDLAHKKQQKEELATGTVRVFSLKGMTSKLFGQESQEQREVRLAALEQSIREGEEMVKEKNTECQEFVRTAWADIERFKEQKDRDLREALISYAIMQISMCKKGIQVWSNAKECFNKM, from the exons ATGATGGCAGACTCTGGAAGTAGCGAAGAAGTAGCTGTGATCGGTAACACCGACCTTAATTCATCCGAATCAGAGAACAACATTATAAACACG atggtTGAAAGAGGGACAgctctgttgaataaaatggaGATAAATGTGACTGAGGCTGAGAAGAGAACAGGGAAGAACACGGTTAACATGCAGGAGACCTACACTGTCTACCTCATAGAAACAAG GCCAGCTGAAACTGTCCAAGAGGGAGGTACGCCAGCCATACCTGACACTCTGTGGAGACGTTACAGTGAGTTCGAGCTTCTCAGAGCATATCTCCTGGTCACCTACCCCTACATTATTATTCCTCCACTGCCAGAGAAAAGG GCAGAGTTTGTGTGGCATAAGCTGTCAGCAGACAACCTCGACCCAGACTTTGTTGAGCGACGGAGAGTGGGCCTAGAAAACTTCCTGTTACGTGTTGCATCACATCCTGTCCTTTCCAATGACAAGATCTTATTCTGCTTTCTCACTGAG GAAAAGGGATGGAGAGAGGCCGTTTTGGAGACAGGTTTTCAAGACAAG GCTGACTCCAGACTAAAATCTCTGAGTGCCATGTTCAGAGTCAAGAACCCAGACAA GCGATTCACAGCACTGAAGCATTACAGTGAGGAACTGAACACCGTCATTGCTCAGTTACTCAGAGTGCGAGTG AGAGTAGCAGACAGGCTGTATGGAGTTTACAAGGTCCATGGTAACTACGGCAGAGTCTTTAG TGAATGGAGTGCTATAGAAAAAGAGATGGGAGATGGACTACAGAGTGCTGGCCACCACATGGATAC gTATGCTGCATCAATAGATGACATtctggaggaagaagaacacTATGCAGACCAACTGAAAGAATACCTCTTCTACGCTGACGCTGTCAG GTCAGTATGTAAGAAACATGAGTTGATCCAGTATGAATTGGAGATGGCAGCTCAGGACCTCGCCCataagaaacaacagaaagaagAGCTAGCGACTGGG actGTGCGAGTCTTTTCTCTGAAGGGGATGACCAGCAAACTGTTTGGTCAGGAGAGCCAGGAGCAGAGGGAGGTCAGGTTGGCAGCCCTGGAGCAGAGCATTCgagagggagaggagatggTCAAGGAGAAGAACACAGAGTGCCA AGAGTTTGTGCGAACAGCCTGGGCAGACATAGAACGTTTTAAGGAGCAGAAGGACAGAGATTTGCGTGAAGCACTCATCAGCTATGCCATTATGCAGATCAGCATGTGTAAGAAG GGAATCCAAGTGTGGTCCAATGCCAAGGAGTGTTTCAACAAAATGTGA